The DNA window GGTTTTTAATCAATGCTACGATGCAATCGTATAACTTATCTATCTTTCCTAAAGGTATTCTTCCTTGAGGAAAAAGATTTTTTAATATTTCCCCTACCCCACCATGATCATATCCTACAACCGGAATTCCTAAACTTAAAGCTTCTAAAACAGTACGCCCAAAAGATTCTGGCTTCTTAGAAAGAGATAGTACAAAGTGAGATCTGGTATATATTTCCCGCATATTTCTACGATACCCTGTAAATGTGATGGCACTTTCTAGATTTTTAACTGAAATTAGCTGCTTAATTTTATGGAAGTATCCTTGGCGACTAGGATGAGTATCACCGACGATTAATCCATGGACTCGATATTGAGTTTTAATTAATTTTTCTATTAATACAATAAAATCTTCATGGCCTTTAAGGGACGTTAATCGCCCAGGTAAGGTTAAAACTACCTTATTTCGAAGTTGAGGATAGGTACGATGCCAATTCTCTAGCCATTGCTGATTAGGTTGATATCCATAAGGGTAATCTTCTGGATCAATACCCCGAGGAATAAGCGTAATATTTGCAACTGGTGTTTTAGGATAGTGAGTTCTAATATACTGATAAGCCGTTTCAGATACCGCAATCACCTTCTCTCCTTTTGTCATAATTGCACTATAGGGATTGGCTGAATAAAGCCCATGAACGGTGGTTATAAAATGAGGTTTAGGTAATTTTTTAATACTCTTCCAAGCCAACCAAGCAATCCATGCTGGCACCCTAGATCGGGCGTGAAGAATATCTATTTTTTGTGTCAATAGAAAATTTCGTAATTTTGATATAAGTAATAAGGTGCGAAAAGATTTAACGCCAATAGGCCACAAGTAATGCTCACTGCCTTCAGCAACAAGTTGATCTACTAAACGCCCTCCCCTAGAGATGACAAGAGAGCGATGACCTTTTTTAACTAACGCATTAGCAATCTCTAAGGTACCTCTTTCAACTCCTCCTGATTCTAAGTCAGGAAGCAGTTGAAGCACAGTCAATCGCTGAGATGGCATCTATTATTCAGAATGAATGCAGCGTAAAAATTCAGGAAGTGCTAAGGCTGCTTGATGAATATCAGCGTTGTAATAGTGGGTAGGAAAAATTTTACTTTGAGAATCTGTTTTTCTAAATTGGGTAAGGTTTTTCCCTGCTAAGGTAAGACTCCACCACCCTGAAGGGTAAACACACTGAGGATAAGTGAGAGTTCTGGTTTTTAAAAACCCTGCCTTTTTCATCTCTTCATGAATACTCTTAATCAGAGGTTGATGAATTAAAGGGGATTCGCTTTGTTGAACCAAAATTCCCTCTGTACCAAGTAAGCGATAACAATGAGTGTAAAATGGGGCTTGAAATAATCCTTCAGCAGGACCAATGGGATCGGTGCTATCAATAATAATAATATCCATACTATTATCGGGTGCTTCAGCTACAAAACGGATTCCGTCCTCAAAGTAAAAATGCGCTCTTGAGTCATGGTTACTTTCACATAGGTTAGGAAAATATATCTCCGAAAGACGAGTGACTCGTTCATCAATTTCTACCTGTACCGCATATTCTATCTGGGGATGTTTTAATACTTCTCGTAAGGTGCCACAATCTCCCCCACCAATAATAAGCACCCGTTTTGGGTTAGAATGGGTAAATAGTGAAACATGAGACATCATCTCATGGTAAAGAAAATTATCCCGATCCGAGAGCATAATATAGCCATCAATCACCATCAATCGACCAAAGGTTTTGGTTTGGTAAATTTCAATATGCTGGTAGGGAGTTGTCTCCTCATGGAGCTTCTTTTCAATAGCAAGAGAAAATGCAATTCCCGTTTTTTCTCCAATTTCAGTAAACCATTCTGTATTATTTAATTTCATTCATACCTTCTTGTTGATTAAATTTTAAAATCTAACATACTAGCCTTTTATATTTTCAGTGAGAATGACAGTAGAAATGACATGGAACATTCAAAATGCTAAAGATTTATATAATATTCCTCATTGGAGTGAGGGGTATTTTAGTATTAATGAACAAGGCTATATCACTGCTCATCCTCACGGACCAAATAGTTCTCTAAGCATTGATCTCTATCAAGTAAGCCAAGAAGCACTAAAAACAGGGCTTTCTTTCCCTATATTGGTACGGTTTTCTGAGATATTACATCACCGAGCAAAGAGTTTATGCACTAGTTTTCATCATGCTATGGAAGCTATTAACTATCAAGGTAATTTTACTGCAGTTTATCCTATTAAAGTGAATCAGCAGCGGCAGGTTATCCAAGAGATATTAACCGCAGACTCAGAACATATTGGATTAGAAGCTGGAAGTAAGCCGGAGTTACTTGCAGTGATGAGTTTGTCTAACCCCAATGGTCTTATTATTTGTAATGGTTATAAAGATAGGGAATATATTCGCCTTGCCCTCATCGGGAGAAAATTAGGGCTACAAATTTATTTAATTGTTGAGAAGCCCTCCGAGCTTGAACATATTATTAAAGAATCCCAAGACTTGGATATTACCCCTTTATTAGGGGTGCGGGTACGACTTGCCTCCCTTGGAAAAGGAAAATGGCAGAATACAGGGGGGGAAAAAGGTAAATTTGGTCTCACCTCCTCTCAGATACTCTCTATGATTCATCGGTTAAAACAGGTAAATCTGTTAGATTGCTTAACATTGCTACATTTTCATATGGGATCTCAGCTAGCTAATATTAGTGATATTCAACAAGGTATCCAAGAGGCAGGTCATTATTACGTATCGCTGCATGCTCTAGGCGTACCTCTCACTACCATAGATGTGGGTGGTGGATTAGGCGTAGATTATGAGGGTACCCATACTCGAAGTTTCTGCTCTATTAATTACACTATTTCTGAGTACGCTCAAAAGATTGTCCAAGGATTATGGGAAATCTGCCAAGCACATCATTTATCTCACCCTAATATTATTACTGAAGCAGGTCGTACTATGACTGCCCATCATGCAGTGCTGATAAGTAATATTGTGGATGTAGAGCCTGCACCTATTAAGAATAGTCTTATTGTGCCTACTGATAAATTACCTATTATTCAAAAACTATGGAGTGATTATCAGAATCTTACGCGCCGATCAGCTATAGAAACCTACCACAATGCTAGCCAAGCAGTGGCAGATTCTTTAAAAATGTTTAACTATGGTGTCATTAATATTGAGCAGCGAGCACAGATTGAACAACTTTATTTTGTGCTATGTGATCGAATTCGCTCTTTTTTACAACCTCAGATTAAAGCTCATCGAGAGATTATCGAAGAACTAGAAGGAAAATTAATTACTAAGTATTTTTGTAACTTTTCCTTATTTCGATCCCTTCCGGACTCTTGGGCAATTAATCAGGTTTTTCCTATTGTACCT is part of the Candidatus Nitrosacidococcus sp. I8 genome and encodes:
- a CDS encoding glycosyltransferase family 4 protein; translation: MPSQRLTVLQLLPDLESGGVERGTLEIANALVKKGHRSLVISRGGRLVDQLVAEGSEHYLWPIGVKSFRTLLLISKLRNFLLTQKIDILHARSRVPAWIAWLAWKSIKKLPKPHFITTVHGLYSANPYSAIMTKGEKVIAVSETAYQYIRTHYPKTPVANITLIPRGIDPEDYPYGYQPNQQWLENWHRTYPQLRNKVVLTLPGRLTSLKGHEDFIVLIEKLIKTQYRVHGLIVGDTHPSRQGYFHKIKQLISVKNLESAITFTGYRRNMREIYTRSHFVLSLSKKPESFGRTVLEALSLGIPVVGYDHGGVGEILKNLFPQGRIPLGKIDKLYDCIVALIKNPPKVPPLNQKYTLQAMIDKTLACYMEFYPSSLS
- the speE gene encoding polyamine aminopropyltransferase, whose translation is MKLNNTEWFTEIGEKTGIAFSLAIEKKLHEETTPYQHIEIYQTKTFGRLMVIDGYIMLSDRDNFLYHEMMSHVSLFTHSNPKRVLIIGGGDCGTLREVLKHPQIEYAVQVEIDERVTRLSEIYFPNLCESNHDSRAHFYFEDGIRFVAEAPDNSMDIIIIDSTDPIGPAEGLFQAPFYTHCYRLLGTEGILVQQSESPLIHQPLIKSIHEEMKKAGFLKTRTLTYPQCVYPSGWWSLTLAGKNLTQFRKTDSQSKIFPTHYYNADIHQAALALPEFLRCIHSE
- the speA gene encoding biosynthetic arginine decarboxylase, with the translated sequence MTVEMTWNIQNAKDLYNIPHWSEGYFSINEQGYITAHPHGPNSSLSIDLYQVSQEALKTGLSFPILVRFSEILHHRAKSLCTSFHHAMEAINYQGNFTAVYPIKVNQQRQVIQEILTADSEHIGLEAGSKPELLAVMSLSNPNGLIICNGYKDREYIRLALIGRKLGLQIYLIVEKPSELEHIIKESQDLDITPLLGVRVRLASLGKGKWQNTGGEKGKFGLTSSQILSMIHRLKQVNLLDCLTLLHFHMGSQLANISDIQQGIQEAGHYYVSLHALGVPLTTIDVGGGLGVDYEGTHTRSFCSINYTISEYAQKIVQGLWEICQAHHLSHPNIITEAGRTMTAHHAVLISNIVDVEPAPIKNSLIVPTDKLPIIQKLWSDYQNLTRRSAIETYHNASQAVADSLKMFNYGVINIEQRAQIEQLYFVLCDRIRSFLQPQIKAHREIIEELEGKLITKYFCNFSLFRSLPDSWAINQVFPIVPLQRLTEAPTERVWIEDLTCDSDGRVDLYVCGDGSETSLPLHSINVNEPYLLGFFLIGAYQEILGDIHNLFGTTDSVHVKSDPQGGFQLHSPLKGDQIETVLTQVHFAPAEIRANLFSKLKQLSLNPNQAQRYLQEFEAGLKGSTYLGD